One window from the genome of Sandaracinaceae bacterium encodes:
- a CDS encoding protein kinase: MARGGMSRVFLARLRGLGGFEKRLVVKQVLPELASDPRFVSMFVTEAKTLVQMSHPHIAPVYELGVVEGVYFLAMEYVEGATLSEILEHGSLAPGQVAHLGVEIADALHYAHTRFDIVHRDVTPRNVIVDSAGHSRLLDFGIAAPVEDAEGELFGTPGYLSPEQLAAGALDARADVFSLGAVLYEAISGRRAFPAMTVEQARVALEKDAIFQDADDAPPELRAIVSKAVERDPEARYTTARELGRALRGWLASHAPEGVAPELGLRAERAEAMREARLSNGDSLPSMPSAAQVKTLATSRLLDDLLETPAEDAEEMVSGTVRIAGRGEAPSTAKLDRRAESAESSRLGAGTGTAAGAGAAAEAAAGTGTGTGTGTGTGTGTGTGTGAGAGAGTGTGTGTGTGTAAGTEAGAGAGAGAGAGAGAGAGAGTEAGAGAGAGAGTEADAAADSDAAADSDAAAEADAVAGADSDAAADSDAAADSDADAAADSDADAAAEADAAADSDADAAADSDAAADADAAADSDAAAEADPEAQGAAEAAATRSDSGSVPRVTPPSRRPLPAWLFALGGLAFGSFVAWLAWPDVPSPGPPPFETNAAPPAPSEPAPTDTAPSEPTETQPTQPQPTEPQPTETQPTEPPTEPEAPIPAENQPTQDPPAERAPARATLTVNAAPWAEVVLDGRPLGNTPQRNVSIRAGRHTIVLRNPALANGEVRSTFEAESGASLMVIADLNASPPTVRVR, from the coding sequence ATCGCGCGGGGCGGGATGTCGCGGGTCTTCCTCGCGCGCCTGCGCGGGCTCGGCGGCTTCGAGAAGCGGCTCGTGGTCAAGCAGGTCTTGCCCGAGCTGGCGAGCGACCCGCGCTTCGTCTCGATGTTCGTGACCGAAGCCAAGACGCTCGTGCAGATGAGCCACCCGCACATCGCGCCGGTCTACGAGCTGGGCGTGGTGGAGGGCGTCTACTTCCTCGCGATGGAGTACGTCGAGGGCGCGACGCTCTCCGAGATCCTCGAGCACGGCTCGCTCGCCCCCGGCCAGGTCGCCCACCTCGGCGTCGAGATCGCCGACGCGCTCCACTACGCGCACACCCGCTTCGACATCGTGCACCGCGACGTCACGCCGCGGAACGTGATCGTCGACTCCGCGGGCCACTCGCGCCTCCTGGACTTCGGCATCGCGGCGCCGGTCGAGGACGCAGAGGGGGAGCTGTTCGGCACGCCCGGCTATCTCTCGCCCGAGCAGCTCGCGGCGGGCGCGCTCGACGCTCGCGCGGACGTGTTCTCGCTCGGCGCGGTGCTCTACGAGGCGATCAGCGGCCGCCGCGCGTTCCCGGCCATGACGGTCGAGCAGGCGCGGGTCGCGCTCGAGAAGGACGCGATCTTCCAGGACGCCGACGACGCCCCGCCCGAGCTGCGCGCGATCGTGAGCAAGGCCGTCGAGCGCGATCCCGAGGCGCGCTACACGACCGCGCGCGAGCTCGGCCGAGCCCTGCGTGGCTGGCTCGCCTCCCATGCCCCCGAAGGCGTCGCGCCCGAGCTGGGCCTGCGCGCCGAGCGCGCCGAGGCGATGCGCGAGGCCCGCCTCTCGAACGGCGACTCGCTCCCGTCGATGCCCAGCGCGGCCCAGGTGAAGACCCTGGCCACGAGCCGCCTCCTCGACGACCTGCTCGAGACGCCGGCGGAGGACGCGGAGGAGATGGTGTCCGGCACGGTCCGGATCGCGGGGCGCGGCGAGGCGCCGTCGACCGCGAAGCTGGACCGGCGTGCGGAGAGCGCGGAGTCCTCGCGGCTGGGAGCGGGAACGGGAACGGCAGCGGGAGCGGGAGCGGCAGCGGAGGCGGCAGCGGGAACGGGAACGGGAACGGGAACGGGAACGGGAACGGGAACGGGAACGGGAACGGGAACGGGAGCGGGAGCGGGAGCGGGAACGGGAACGGGAACGGGAACGGGAACGGGAACGGCAGCGGGAACGGAAGCGGGAGCGGGGGCGGGAGCGGGAGCGGGAGCGGGAGCGGGAGCGGGAGCGGGAGCGGGAACGGAAGCGGGAGCGGGGGCGGGAGCGGGAGCGGGAACGGAAGCGGACGCGGCGGCGGACTCGGACGCGGCGGCGGACTCGGACGCGGCGGCGGAAGCGGACGCGGTGGCGGGCGCGGACTCGGACGCGGCAGCGGACTCGGACGCGGCAGCGGACTCGGACGCGGACGCGGCGGCGGACTCGGACGCGGACGCGGCGGCGGAAGCGGACGCGGCGGCGGACTCGGATGCGGACGCGGCGGCGGACTCGGACGCGGCGGCGGACGCGGACGCGGCGGCGGACTCGGACGCGGCGGCGGAGGCGGACCCGGAAGCGCAAGGCGCGGCGGAGGCCGCAGCGACACGCAGCGACTCCGGCTCCGTCCCCCGGGTCACCCCTCCCAGCCGTCGCCCCCTGCCGGCTTGGCTCTTCGCTCTTGGCGGCCTGGCGTTCGGGAGCTTCGTCGCCTGGCTGGCGTGGCCGGACGTGCCGTCGCCTGGCCCTCCTCCCTTCGAGACCAACGCGGCCCCTCCAGCGCCGAGCGAGCCGGCCCCGACGGACACCGCGCCGTCCGAGCCCACCGAGACCCAGCCCACCCAGCCCCAGCCCACCGAGCCCCAGCCCACCGAGACCCAGCCCACCGAGCCTCCCACGGAGCCCGAGGCGCCCATCCCCGCCGAGAACCAGCCCACTCAGGACCCGCCCGCCGAGCGCGCGCCGGCGCGGGCCACCCTCACCGTGAACGCCGCGCCGTGGGCGGAGGTGGTGCTCGACGGCCGGCCGCTGGGCAACACCCCGCAACGGAACGTGTCGATCCGCGCCGGCCGTCACACCATCGTGTTGCGGAACCCCGCGCTCGCGAACGGCGAGGTCCGGTCCACCTTCGAGGCCGAGAGCGGCGCCTCGCTCATGGTGATCGCGGACCTCAACGCGAGCCCGCCCACCGTGCGCGTGCGGTAG
- a CDS encoding DUF4013 domain-containing protein → MEYLRGWRAMRQDPQWTNKVLIASVLALSAMCIPVFGQLVLTGWAALMLRRAVSGQDSPLPRMDFDFDYFMKLLNVGFKGFLARLVWSIPMIMIGVTMGCCMYAAMAGSMVAAAGGAAAGGEAGGALGGLAGLCFFGAVMIIMPVVMILIGMPMQIAVLRAELTDDVNAAMKFKEVLDTTKMLFKELLVGSFVLGLVGLAAGIASVFTLYLLLPPAMVVMTIIHAYFHAELYRVYLEKGGQPLPLGPLEVEGGDPPQVGNPPAQPGW, encoded by the coding sequence ATGGAGTACCTACGCGGCTGGCGCGCGATGCGTCAGGACCCTCAGTGGACCAACAAGGTCCTGATCGCGTCGGTGCTCGCGCTGAGCGCCATGTGCATCCCCGTCTTCGGCCAGCTCGTGCTGACCGGCTGGGCGGCGCTGATGCTGCGCCGCGCCGTCAGCGGGCAGGACTCGCCCCTGCCGCGCATGGACTTCGACTTCGACTACTTCATGAAGCTGCTCAACGTCGGCTTCAAAGGCTTCCTCGCGCGCCTCGTGTGGTCGATCCCGATGATCATGATCGGCGTGACGATGGGCTGCTGCATGTACGCGGCGATGGCCGGGAGCATGGTCGCGGCAGCCGGTGGCGCCGCGGCGGGGGGTGAAGCCGGCGGCGCGCTCGGCGGCCTCGCGGGCCTCTGCTTCTTCGGCGCCGTGATGATCATCATGCCCGTGGTGATGATCCTCATCGGGATGCCGATGCAGATCGCGGTGCTCCGGGCGGAGCTGACCGACGACGTCAACGCGGCGATGAAGTTCAAAGAGGTGCTCGACACCACGAAGATGCTCTTCAAGGAGCTCCTCGTCGGTAGCTTCGTGCTCGGCCTCGTCGGCCTGGCGGCGGGCATCGCGTCCGTCTTCACGCTCTACCTGCTGCTGCCCCCGGCGATGGTCGTGATGACCATCATCCACGCCTACTTCCACGCGGAGCTCTACCGCGTGTACCTCGAGAAGGGCGGTCAGCCGTTGCCGCTCGGCCCGCTCGAGGTCGAAGGCGGCGACCCGCCCCAGGTGGGCAACCCGCCCGCGCAGCCCGGCTGGTAG
- a CDS encoding AgmX/PglI C-terminal domain-containing protein, which translates to MKGCEEETTPVAETTVVDSGVVERSTSLADEDLYIPELEPDSGPEPDAGPPRIRYVTRYAGGGGGNWNCSGSINAAAAQAQMAQNQLQFRNCYERRLKVNNTLEGRVNLQIKVGRTGSVAGVRTGGTMRDPQVLTCVRNIAQRMSFPAPEGGSCAVVAAPLNFSPRR; encoded by the coding sequence ATGAAAGGCTGCGAGGAGGAGACCACGCCCGTCGCCGAGACCACGGTCGTGGACTCTGGCGTGGTCGAGCGATCCACCTCCCTCGCCGACGAGGACCTCTACATCCCGGAGCTCGAGCCCGACAGCGGCCCCGAGCCCGACGCGGGCCCCCCGCGCATCCGCTACGTCACGCGCTACGCGGGCGGCGGCGGCGGCAACTGGAACTGCTCCGGGTCGATCAACGCGGCTGCGGCGCAGGCGCAGATGGCGCAGAACCAGCTCCAGTTCCGCAACTGCTACGAGCGGCGCCTGAAGGTGAACAACACGCTCGAGGGGCGCGTGAACCTGCAGATCAAGGTCGGTCGGACCGGCAGCGTGGCCGGCGTCCGCACCGGCGGGACCATGCGAGACCCGCAGGTCCTCACCTGCGTGCGCAACATCGCGCAGCGCATGAGCTTCCCGGCGCCCGAGGGCGGGTCTTGCGCGGTGGTCGCCGCTCCGCTCAACTTCTCCCCCAGGCGCTGA
- the argG gene encoding argininosuccinate synthase encodes MSRIYRSLPPKGTKLGLAFSGGLDTRAAVAWLETKGIEVHCYTADLAQPDEKDPAEIPPIAMAHGAKNARLIDCKEALVREGIVAVQCGAFHLTSGGKKYFNTTPLGRAVTTTAIVKAMREDGVHVFGDGSTHKGNDIQRFYRYGILVDPELKIYKPWLDPTFNEELGGRKEMSEFLQAAGKPYSMSTEKAYSTDSNALGATHEAKDLEHLDKGMRIVDPIMGVAHWKPEVEIAAEEITLEFEAGRPVALNGQRFDSPFALFAKCNRVGGRHGLGMSDQIENRVIEAKSRGIYEAPGMALLHIVYERLLSAIHNEDTLDLYFTLGRRLGRRLYEGKWYDPEALMLKDALTRWIAPAVSGSVTLELRRGDDYTLLNTEAAHMAYAPDKLSMEKVASAFTPEDRIGALEMQALPLGDNRALLLHYLDSVRQLGPDRTIDKLLGAADDD; translated from the coding sequence ATGAGTCGCATCTACCGAAGCCTCCCCCCGAAGGGCACCAAGCTCGGCCTCGCCTTCTCCGGCGGCCTCGACACCCGCGCCGCCGTCGCGTGGCTCGAGACCAAGGGCATCGAGGTCCACTGCTACACCGCCGACCTCGCCCAGCCCGACGAGAAGGACCCGGCGGAGATCCCGCCGATCGCGATGGCCCACGGCGCGAAGAACGCGCGGCTCATCGACTGCAAAGAGGCGCTCGTGCGCGAGGGGATCGTCGCCGTCCAGTGCGGCGCGTTCCACCTCACCAGCGGCGGCAAGAAGTACTTCAACACCACGCCGCTCGGCCGCGCGGTGACCACGACCGCGATCGTCAAGGCGATGCGCGAGGACGGCGTGCACGTCTTCGGCGACGGCTCGACCCACAAGGGCAACGACATCCAGCGCTTCTACCGCTACGGGATCCTCGTCGACCCCGAGCTCAAGATCTACAAGCCCTGGCTCGACCCGACGTTCAACGAGGAGCTCGGCGGCCGCAAGGAGATGAGCGAGTTCCTGCAGGCGGCGGGCAAGCCCTACTCGATGAGCACCGAGAAGGCCTACTCCACCGACAGCAACGCGCTCGGCGCCACCCACGAGGCGAAGGACCTCGAGCACCTCGACAAGGGGATGCGGATCGTCGACCCGATCATGGGCGTCGCGCACTGGAAGCCCGAGGTCGAGATCGCGGCCGAGGAGATCACCCTCGAGTTCGAGGCGGGCCGCCCCGTGGCGCTCAACGGCCAGCGCTTCGACTCGCCCTTCGCGCTCTTCGCAAAGTGCAACCGCGTCGGCGGGCGCCACGGCCTGGGCATGAGCGATCAGATCGAGAACCGCGTCATCGAGGCGAAGAGCCGCGGCATCTACGAGGCGCCCGGGATGGCGCTCCTCCATATCGTCTACGAGCGTCTGCTCAGCGCGATCCACAACGAGGACACCCTCGACCTCTACTTCACGCTCGGCCGCCGCCTCGGCCGCCGGCTCTACGAGGGCAAGTGGTACGACCCGGAGGCGCTGATGCTCAAGGACGCGCTCACCCGCTGGATCGCGCCCGCGGTCAGCGGCAGCGTCACCCTCGAGCTGCGCCGCGGCGACGACTACACCCTCCTCAACACCGAGGCGGCCCACATGGCCTACGCGCCCGACAAGCTCTCCATGGAGAAGGTGGCCAGCGCCTTCACCCCGGAGGACCGCATCGGCGCGCTCGAGATGCAGGCCCTTCCCCTCGGCGACAACCGCGCGCTGCTGCTCCACTACCTCGACTCGGTGCGCCAGCTCGGCCCCGACCGCACGATCGACAAGCTGCTCGGCGCGGCCGACGACGACTGA
- a CDS encoding PEGA domain-containing protein, whose translation MRALLPLVTLSLVTLSLVAGPGPASAQESAVVVVDDGAPELTWRRWQRRVEGELERATTLEQWARAREPVGRVSPERLETISLIETLLVRARHATASLRERDALGILTRAERLAEQHLDVPGMSDWYAEVQLAIAITASQAGMEGLSGAALRRAASVDPQRDVQVAEARPEVVERARQIRREAVTGPRGRFEVRSDTDGAVVSIDDRSLGGLPRTLNVPVGLHVLRVEAPGHRPWARVVQVLEGERPSVTVQLSPTDTLAAARRAADAARAGASDELVAALAALPEPPEVWLLWAGRGPLDRALAMRCTAEGCASARRFTGDAPVDLRVAPSAAPHDRSLAWLAEIPFEAPPPPELEWFERWYLWAGLGVVIAGALTAIIVAAQPQGPGPLDPIIVVPEPYLPGAM comes from the coding sequence ATGCGTGCGCTCCTCCCGCTCGTGACCCTCTCGCTCGTGACCCTCTCGCTCGTGGCGGGGCCGGGTCCCGCGTCGGCGCAAGAGAGCGCCGTCGTGGTGGTGGACGACGGCGCGCCGGAGCTGACCTGGCGTCGCTGGCAGCGCCGCGTCGAGGGGGAGCTCGAGCGCGCGACCACGCTGGAGCAGTGGGCGCGGGCGCGGGAGCCGGTCGGTCGGGTCTCACCCGAGAGGCTCGAGACGATCTCGCTCATCGAGACGCTGCTCGTCCGCGCGCGTCACGCGACGGCCAGCCTGCGCGAGCGCGACGCCCTCGGCATCCTCACCCGCGCCGAGCGCCTCGCCGAGCAGCACCTCGACGTGCCGGGCATGAGCGACTGGTACGCGGAGGTCCAGCTCGCCATCGCCATCACGGCCTCGCAGGCGGGCATGGAGGGCCTCAGCGGCGCAGCGCTGCGGCGCGCGGCGTCCGTCGATCCGCAACGTGACGTGCAGGTCGCTGAGGCGCGCCCCGAGGTCGTCGAGCGCGCGCGTCAGATCCGTCGCGAGGCGGTGACCGGGCCGCGGGGGCGCTTCGAGGTCCGCTCGGACACCGACGGCGCGGTGGTCTCCATCGACGATCGCTCGCTCGGGGGCCTGCCGCGCACGCTCAACGTGCCCGTCGGGCTGCACGTGCTGCGGGTCGAGGCGCCGGGGCATCGACCGTGGGCGCGCGTGGTCCAGGTGCTCGAGGGAGAGCGCCCTTCGGTCACGGTCCAGCTGTCTCCCACCGACACGCTCGCCGCCGCGCGTCGGGCGGCGGACGCGGCGCGCGCCGGTGCCTCGGACGAGCTCGTCGCCGCCCTCGCCGCGCTGCCCGAGCCGCCCGAGGTCTGGCTCCTGTGGGCGGGGCGCGGCCCGCTCGACCGCGCGCTGGCCATGCGCTGCACGGCGGAGGGTTGCGCGTCGGCCCGCCGCTTCACCGGGGACGCGCCCGTCGATCTGCGCGTCGCTCCCTCCGCGGCGCCCCACGACCGCTCCCTCGCGTGGCTGGCCGAGATCCCCTTCGAGGCGCCCCCGCCGCCCGAGCTCGAGTGGTTCGAGCGCTGGTACCTCTGGGCGGGCCTGGGCGTGGTGATCGCCGGCGCCCTGACCGCGATCATCGTCGCGGCCCAGCCGCAGGGCCCCGGCCCGCTCGATCCGATCATCGTCGTGCCCGAGCCGTATCTGCCCGGCGCCATGTGA
- a CDS encoding glycosyltransferase gives MAERRAPRVILIKGACNYDHLRCFADAMKLGFEDEGAVAVCVDLAMGPPDATFAAALTRFEPDLVLSFNLDGVRLAGPDGRPLGGGRVPLTTWMVDEPYYQRSWAAELRAPHVRTLWTNERSSAEARAMELPEAETMLLAGRVLPRVRGEDRDIDVFFAGSVVDPEGISRGWPTSIGPAVAKLMGAASEAWVADLTRPLREVFRETCEAAGVGGHEGIRRLEPMVLGEINRFVRAKVRLAVMRDLADLPLTVVGDGWDRLVPGSAWVTRPAVPYYVYEEMVSRAKVTLCVQPVHGHVASERYFASLANGSALVVNDNRWLAEAFGELHAPFSLTDVSGARARLEALLSDEPAREEMAQAARERVAATHTWHHRARALLERAAKAARAA, from the coding sequence ATGGCCGAACGAAGAGCGCCGCGCGTCATCCTGATCAAGGGCGCCTGCAACTACGATCACCTGCGTTGCTTCGCGGACGCGATGAAGCTCGGCTTCGAGGACGAGGGCGCGGTCGCCGTCTGCGTGGACCTCGCGATGGGGCCACCGGACGCCACGTTCGCGGCCGCGCTCACCCGCTTCGAGCCCGACCTGGTCCTCTCCTTCAACCTCGACGGAGTGCGCCTGGCTGGACCCGACGGGAGACCGCTCGGGGGCGGCCGCGTCCCGCTGACGACGTGGATGGTCGACGAGCCGTACTACCAGCGCAGCTGGGCGGCGGAGCTCCGCGCGCCCCACGTGCGCACGCTGTGGACGAACGAGCGCTCCTCTGCAGAGGCGCGCGCGATGGAGCTCCCCGAGGCGGAGACGATGCTGCTCGCGGGCCGCGTGCTCCCTCGGGTGCGCGGCGAGGATCGCGACATCGACGTCTTCTTCGCGGGGAGCGTCGTCGACCCGGAGGGCATCTCGCGCGGATGGCCGACGTCCATCGGTCCCGCGGTGGCGAAGCTCATGGGCGCGGCCAGCGAGGCGTGGGTCGCGGATCTGACCCGACCGCTGCGCGAGGTGTTCCGCGAGACCTGCGAGGCCGCGGGCGTGGGTGGCCACGAGGGCATCCGACGGCTCGAGCCGATGGTGCTCGGCGAGATCAACCGGTTCGTCCGGGCGAAGGTCCGCCTCGCCGTCATGCGTGACCTGGCCGACCTGCCGCTCACGGTGGTGGGCGACGGCTGGGACCGTCTCGTCCCGGGCTCGGCCTGGGTGACGCGCCCGGCGGTGCCCTACTACGTCTACGAGGAGATGGTGTCCCGCGCGAAGGTGACGCTCTGCGTGCAGCCCGTGCACGGTCACGTGGCGAGCGAGCGCTACTTCGCCTCCCTCGCCAACGGCAGCGCGCTCGTCGTCAACGACAACCGCTGGCTGGCCGAGGCGTTCGGAGAGCTCCACGCGCCGTTCTCGCTGACCGATGTGAGCGGCGCGAGGGCGCGGCTCGAGGCGCTGCTCTCGGATGAGCCGGCGCGCGAGGAGATGGCGCAGGCGGCCCGGGAGCGGGTCGCGGCCACGCACACCTGGCACCACCGCGCGCGGGCGCTCCTGGAGCGGGCGGCGAAGGCGGCGCGCGCCGCCTGA
- a CDS encoding glycosyltransferase 61 family protein, with product MGRLTPILQRRVVETVAAIAAGEARGTALLRQLVANNDNRKLICMELADRLEAAGCADLALAMWRAACDFDPRDPEVALSRARLAAALGHDDEATASRARAEGARLAAPALVEAKAAYEASRYDDAVAALQAALAAAPFDGRAWMDLADNLREAGRHREALDAIAAMRARFPQAPMAVDAVERMGRTLMAMGRLAEAGEALSEWHSSMVHAYGAAASRLHGRQPVMLHVRRVEEVAERVVSIAPSVPVVVESPNYHPPFRIDGPTDERAPPLFVAHVRDAQVLGESGVVARGDDLVVYDEAASPSLRQDNIPEYSGWVDPEGRALTFAPSAITARLDAAVLIGGRAASNYFHWMLEHLPKVLFLDPEGGDAALPHLVNERMPRQCREAFELLAPGREVVALTKESRVAVGRLVLPSLGGIMHDDARVPLSKRMIAPETVRRLREAVLERVDTSAPSPKRVMLTRPNSVRRGCVNEAALAALLEARGFALIDPVALSFSEQVALVHNAETIVVTVGAGMTNAVFMREGARMIGLWGESVPPHYFAGLAPIVGAEMIFARGTPIPGSHPDPLHRDFVVPEAHLLDLIESEEPSWPNEERRASS from the coding sequence ATGGGAAGACTGACCCCGATCCTGCAACGCCGCGTCGTCGAGACGGTCGCTGCGATCGCCGCGGGGGAGGCGCGCGGCACCGCCTTGCTTCGCCAGCTCGTGGCGAACAACGACAACCGCAAGCTGATCTGCATGGAGCTCGCGGACCGACTCGAGGCGGCGGGCTGCGCGGACCTCGCGCTCGCGATGTGGCGGGCGGCGTGCGACTTCGACCCGCGCGACCCGGAGGTGGCGCTCTCTCGCGCGCGCCTGGCCGCGGCGCTCGGCCACGACGACGAGGCCACCGCATCGCGCGCCAGGGCCGAGGGTGCCCGCCTCGCCGCGCCCGCGCTCGTCGAGGCGAAGGCGGCCTATGAAGCCAGCCGCTACGACGACGCGGTGGCGGCCCTGCAGGCGGCGCTCGCGGCGGCTCCGTTCGATGGGCGCGCGTGGATGGACCTCGCCGACAACCTCCGAGAGGCGGGGCGGCACCGGGAGGCGCTCGACGCCATCGCGGCGATGCGGGCGCGGTTCCCGCAGGCTCCCATGGCCGTAGACGCCGTGGAGCGCATGGGACGGACGCTGATGGCGATGGGACGGCTGGCCGAGGCCGGAGAGGCGCTCAGCGAGTGGCACAGCTCCATGGTGCACGCCTACGGGGCGGCCGCGAGTCGGCTGCATGGCCGCCAGCCGGTGATGCTGCACGTCAGGCGCGTGGAGGAGGTCGCCGAGCGGGTGGTCTCCATCGCGCCGTCCGTGCCCGTGGTGGTGGAGTCGCCCAACTACCACCCGCCGTTCCGAATCGACGGTCCGACCGACGAGCGGGCCCCGCCCCTCTTCGTCGCCCACGTGCGCGACGCGCAGGTGCTCGGCGAGAGCGGGGTGGTCGCGCGAGGCGATGACCTGGTGGTCTACGACGAGGCCGCGTCTCCTTCGCTGCGCCAGGACAACATCCCCGAGTACAGCGGCTGGGTCGACCCCGAGGGGCGCGCGCTCACCTTCGCGCCCTCCGCGATCACGGCGCGCCTCGACGCGGCGGTGCTGATCGGGGGCCGCGCGGCGTCCAACTACTTTCACTGGATGCTCGAGCACCTCCCCAAGGTGCTCTTCCTCGACCCGGAGGGCGGCGACGCGGCGCTCCCGCATCTGGTCAACGAACGCATGCCGCGCCAGTGCCGTGAGGCCTTCGAGCTGCTCGCGCCCGGGCGCGAGGTCGTGGCCCTGACGAAGGAGTCGCGCGTCGCGGTGGGGAGGCTGGTCCTCCCCTCCCTCGGCGGGATCATGCATGACGACGCGCGCGTGCCGCTCTCGAAGCGCATGATCGCGCCCGAGACCGTGCGCCGGCTCCGTGAGGCGGTGCTCGAGCGCGTCGACACGAGCGCTCCGAGCCCGAAGCGCGTGATGCTGACCCGCCCGAACAGCGTCCGGCGCGGCTGCGTCAACGAGGCGGCGCTGGCGGCGCTCCTCGAGGCGCGCGGCTTCGCGCTGATCGATCCGGTCGCGCTGAGCTTCTCCGAGCAGGTCGCGCTCGTTCACAACGCCGAGACGATCGTGGTCACGGTCGGCGCGGGCATGACCAACGCCGTCTTCATGCGCGAGGGTGCGCGCATGATCGGCCTCTGGGGGGAGAGCGTGCCTCCCCACTACTTCGCGGGCCTCGCCCCGATCGTGGGCGCCGAGATGATCTTCGCTCGCGGGACCCCCATCCCCGGGAGTCACCCCGACCCCCTCCACCGCGACTTCGTGGTCCCCGAAGCGCACCTGCTCGATCTCATCGAATCCGAGGAGCCCTCATGGCCGAACGAAGAGCGCCGCGCGTCATCCTGA
- a CDS encoding GNAT family N-acetyltransferase yields the protein MLVPRPHHPDDDDRWDAFVERCPKGTLLHTRRFLGYHGARFEDCSVWLERDGKPVAIFPAARLDDRVVSHPGSTFGGPLIPKIGAAEETFEVLSALGELYRGAGARRLELKLSPAHLSVQPDEPELSALFRLGGTVERMDLWSVVSLDRDRKRKDRASANRAERLGVTVAVEDTPDAYAEMHALLSDTLRRRHGARPVHDLEALLDLRRRLGGAQSLWVARAPSGVAAAACWLLRHREGVFHTQYLAASEEGRELRALDLVIERAIVHAQREGARTFSFGASTEEGGRTLNAPLHGFKSKWGGGAVVQHHCAWTLTTPAEET from the coding sequence ATGCTCGTTCCACGACCTCATCACCCCGACGACGACGATCGCTGGGACGCCTTCGTCGAGCGCTGCCCCAAGGGGACGTTGCTGCACACGCGTCGGTTCCTCGGCTACCACGGGGCTCGCTTCGAGGACTGCTCGGTCTGGCTCGAGCGCGACGGCAAGCCGGTCGCGATCTTCCCGGCCGCGCGCCTGGACGACCGGGTCGTCAGCCACCCCGGCTCGACCTTCGGCGGGCCGCTCATACCCAAGATCGGCGCCGCGGAGGAGACCTTCGAGGTGCTGTCCGCCCTCGGCGAGCTCTATCGAGGCGCGGGCGCGCGCCGCCTGGAGCTGAAGCTCTCGCCCGCGCATCTCTCGGTGCAGCCCGACGAGCCCGAGCTGTCGGCCCTGTTTCGGCTCGGCGGCACCGTCGAGCGCATGGACCTGTGGTCGGTGGTGAGCCTGGACCGCGATCGGAAGCGGAAGGACCGCGCCAGCGCCAACCGCGCGGAGAGACTCGGCGTGACGGTGGCGGTCGAGGACACGCCCGACGCGTACGCCGAGATGCACGCGCTGCTCTCGGACACCCTCCGCCGCCGACACGGCGCGCGGCCGGTGCACGATCTCGAGGCGCTGCTCGATCTGCGGCGCCGGCTCGGCGGCGCGCAGTCGCTCTGGGTCGCGCGCGCGCCGAGCGGCGTCGCGGCCGCGGCGTGCTGGCTGCTCCGGCACCGCGAAGGCGTCTTCCACACGCAGTACCTCGCCGCCTCGGAGGAGGGCCGCGAGCTGCGCGCGCTGGATCTCGTGATCGAGAGGGCGATCGTGCACGCCCAGCGGGAGGGCGCGCGCACGTTCTCGTTCGGCGCCTCGACCGAAGAAGGGGGCCGGACGCTGAACGCCCCGCTCCACGGCTTCAAGTCGAAGTGGGGCGGCGGAGCGGTCGTGCAGCACCACTGCGCGTGGACCCTGACGACTCCGGCCGAGGAGACCTGA
- a CDS encoding class I SAM-dependent methyltransferase has product MSRDARLARYQEDYARDYGYEARLVEARGDFTARWLAAVAPARVVEVGCGSSLLFDRVAPELVERWVVAEPAARFAEVARARSAEAPQLRVVQDYFERAEAEIAAALEGPADVVIIDSLLHEIPDAQSMLGAARRLLAPAGRLYVSVPNAYSLHRRLARAMGLIEDEHAMSQRNVALAQARVYDAASLREEVCGAGFEVLRAGGHTLKPFTNAQMEGVEELLGDAVLRGLASLGEELPELAAEIFVEARVSDDPVSTH; this is encoded by the coding sequence GTGAGCCGCGACGCGCGTCTGGCGCGCTACCAGGAAGACTACGCGCGCGACTACGGCTACGAGGCGCGCCTCGTGGAGGCGCGGGGCGACTTCACGGCGCGATGGCTGGCTGCTGTCGCCCCGGCCCGGGTGGTCGAGGTCGGCTGTGGCTCGAGCCTGCTCTTCGATCGCGTCGCGCCGGAGCTCGTGGAGCGCTGGGTCGTGGCGGAGCCCGCCGCCCGCTTCGCGGAGGTGGCCCGCGCGCGCTCCGCGGAGGCCCCGCAGCTGCGGGTCGTCCAGGACTACTTCGAGCGCGCCGAGGCGGAGATCGCGGCCGCCCTCGAGGGCCCCGCCGACGTGGTGATCATCGACAGCCTCCTTCACGAGATCCCGGACGCCCAGTCCATGCTAGGTGCCGCGCGGCGCCTCCTCGCGCCCGCGGGCCGGCTCTACGTGAGCGTCCCGAACGCGTACTCGCTCCACCGGCGGCTCGCCCGCGCGATGGGGCTCATCGAAGACGAGCACGCGATGAGCCAGCGAAACGTCGCGCTCGCCCAGGCCCGGGTCTACGACGCCGCCTCCCTTCGCGAGGAGGTGTGCGGCGCCGGCTTCGAGGTGCTCCGCGCCGGTGGGCACACGCTCAAGCCTTTCACCAACGCACAGATGGAGGGGGTCGAAGAGCTGCTGGGGGACGCGGTGCTGCGTGGGCTCGCCTCGCTCGGCGAGGAGCTGCCGGAGCTGGCGGCGGAGATCTTCGTGGAGGCTCGGGTCTCCGACGATCCGGTGTCGACGCACTGA